The sequence below is a genomic window from Dermacentor albipictus isolate Rhodes 1998 colony chromosome 2, USDA_Dalb.pri_finalv2, whole genome shotgun sequence.
TTCCTTGCAAAATGAGGTGAAGAACTGGTTGAAAAGCTCATGAGCATGAAATGGCAGCCTTGGAGGTCCCATCCTAGAAAGGAAATATATTGCCCCATTTCAATGCTCATAAACGCATAGTGAACAAGTGAACTAAGGGCAACAGAACCAGTAGCAGTGGTTTCTCACTAGCTCAGAATACAGAAACATGGACCTGACACCATGCGAGAAAAACGAAGCAAACTACAGCCTGCGGAGAGATGGTTAGCCCTATAACAGCTTCCTAAAGAAAAAATTGACTTCTATAATAAATCACGGCCAACTGACCATACATCTCCATGCAAGGAACTGTGTGGGCTCTCATTTACCTGCCCATCGGGCCTGTTTTACATCTGTTATGGGCTCCCACCCCTGGTAATTTCATGACACAAAGCCAGTGCCACAACCATCTCCAAGTTCTCTGAGAAAAgtttataaagaaagaaagccgcaGTGCACCGCAAGGATTCCAGCTTTCGGCTCATAGATTGCCTGTTTACTACTTTACTTCTCGATCATTTCACCAGTGCTAAAGCAGAGAATAATGACAGGAGAGGCACTCTCGCCAACATCCGCTGCTAATGACTGATGACAGCTCAGCTTCTCCTCTCTACTGAATGGTGGTGGTTTTGGTGTCTCCGTAATCTTTTGTTATCACCATCCTAGCTGTGGAAGGTCCCTTCATTTCTTTTAAGGAGGGCATCAGGCCTATTTGGACTGGTCTTCCGATTCATCCGTGGAAGGTGCATACCACTCGTGAAAAAGTGGAGTGCAAGTCTAAACTTGCTGCTGTTGAAGCAGGGCAACTTGGGCTCAACAGATTGCCAAGCAGAAAGCAGCAGAAGCCATTGCTTGCCACTGACGCTGAGCAGACAGTTTGACAGAAAGTTCCAAAAAATGAGGCCAAAAGGCTTCAGTGAAATGACACTGAGTTGCATGGAATAAGGCCAGCCAACTTCACCAAAAGCACTCCTAAGTACGAGCATGTGACACTTGCTCACAACAATACCGAGGAGACCTTGACCTGTAGGAGCATGAAAAAAACCAAGAGGTTCAGTCTTGGTTAAAACAACCCTGAGGTACGTTCTGTTTTAAACCAAGAAAAGAAAGGTTCACGCCAGTCCATAATCGGAGCTATGAAAACTGTTACTTCGGGGACTCGGTTTCGATACCGAAACTTGCCCTCAGGGGGCCGTTGTGATAGCGACGCTAATCCTATTTAAAGCACAACGCTTTCAACAATCTCGCTCTCAGCCTCGGTCCCCATGTCACTGCGTCTCTCTTCAGGCCACTGTCCCGGCGTGCCCCACGCGCCTGGCGTGACGATCACGGCGGCCACGCCGACATAAGACTGGCGACGAGGACTCCCTTCCCGTCCGGGCTGCACATCGTCAACTGCTGCCGTAAGGCTCACAAGAATCGCACATTCCGCCATTCTGCTGCCGCCGATGCCGGATCCGATGCTACTAGCGTTGCATCTGCGCGACGCGTTCCGTCGCCATTCCTGACATCGCATTGGCGGCGAGGATAATATACCTCCATTGCGCCTACATTTGAGTTAGGATGCACAATTTGCTTCTACACCGCGTCTTCTACTTCTGCTGCCCCCCTTTTAAGCAGGATCAGGATTGCATTCGGGATGCTACAACGGCTCGCCAAATCGTCAGTTTGGCACAGCTACCGACCTCATGGTTCAAGACGAGATCCTTTGCTGCTTGCAGTCGCATCAGCGTCGCCACTGCTTCATCCAACTCGGCCAGAGCTTTACCGTCAAGAAAGCAATGGAGATTGTTCAGGAAGAGGAATTCACCGACAAATTAAAGCAGCAGCTCGGCGTTCTACAAGTAGACGCCATCCACTGTTCTCATCGCAGCGGTTCGCCGCGTTTGCAGCATCATACGGCGTCAACTATGTCACCAGCAGTCTGCACTACGCTCAAACTGAgaggcagagagaatggttcAGACAATCAAGGACGCATTCCACAAAACAAAGGATCCTAATCTGACCCAGCTCAGCTAACGGTATACACCAGGAGTAAACGGCGTTCTGATAAGCGTTCTGATCTCCATTGCGATACAGTTCACTAGCGACATTAGGAACATAGCTGATGACGGCCGTTGACGCCGTCGTagaccagctttttttttttttacgaccgCTGTAACTATAAAGAATTTTTTTAGACATTGCATAGGCATCTCACATAAAATTCTCCTCATTCTCTCAAAATTTCAACTTTGTCACACAATGAGCTTTTTCGGGACATTGGGAAAACTTGCGCAGTTCCTAATTCACTCTTGTATAAGCAATATTAAACAGGGGACGTAGCGGGAGCaggcttgtgttgaatagagagagagattgaAAAAAAGGTGACTTCACGTTCCGCTTGCGCGCTCCATGCAGCGCGCACGCCTGCATAATTTAGCTGAGGGGTTCACAGCAGTTTGTGCTACCGCGgactctctcttttttctttttccaagcctgaaatgTCGTTCAAGATCCCATTAACTGTTTTACACTGACAGGAAAATGTGCTAACTCGTGCTCCGCTCCCGATTTCTTTCTAGGAAAAGATGTTGGCAACACTTGTGAATAGAAGCTCTTGTATTAAGAAATGTTCTTCTAATATGCAGCTTTTCCTGAGAACACGATACAGGTGGCGCTGACAAGGTGGTACGATGACGGAATGGGCGACCAGGCGCTACCCTTCGGTACCGTGTTCACCATCAAGTACCGGGGCATCCAACACCAGAGCGCCAGGAAGCTCGTGAGCCTCGTCAGGAACCACCTTTAGGCACAATAGACTTTGCCGAGTTTccacctgggccggtattttgtagcgatgccttttccgattctatgttTTTTCAGGCTTTACTCTACAATGTCAAATCTACAATCTACAAGTCTACAATGTCAAATCCAGAAAATTTCCAGAACAACCTCCAGGAATCCCGAAGGTAAGAACCCCTTGGAGCTGTCGAGTTTTCTAGCGGTTTGGTGTTCTACGGACGCTGGTATCGGGTTTCAAGCCGTGAATGTCGGTTCCAATTTTCGCTGACAAATACACGCCTTAAATTCTGATTATTTTTCAGGAACTTGGGATGGAAACGCTCGTAATCCTCAACCGACATTGCGTCCCCAGACGGGAGCAGATAGGTCCCCTCCACGATGCGGCATTGCCCTTCGGGGTATGTGACTGTTTTCTGTTTATACAGATATACCTTTCTTTTAGTTCTGAGAAGCTATTAACGAAGTCAACTATACAAAATTTTGCGTAAAGTTTGGGAATTTGAATTCGTTCTGCGTCATTAAAGGCTGCGTTTAAATAAGAAGAACGTTATCTGGCAGAGACAGTAAAGACTGCTtacatgtgggaatgcgaaagcatttgccgTTTGTAGAACCTAGGAATGTCATGAGTGTGTTCATGCACTTTCCACGCATGAAAACACTCATGAGAGCACGCACTATAGGCGCACCTtgagtcagccagaaccgtggagccgaaGTGGCGTCGGCAAAGGGTGCTCATCTCGCATCCCGGAGACCAAGGGTTAGTTCCCATCCAGACCTAAATGTACATTTCCTTTTcgaagccattaatttactttgtttacagaaacctactgagaaatttgacgtcaattcgAGCATTCTTGACGCGTTTTCTTGACGCCTTTCCAGAGAAGCAAACCTTCCTGAAGCGCAAAAGCTGGTGTTGAAAGAGTGTGTAGCTGCAGGCAAAGCTCGCTCAAAAAACGGTAGAAGATACTCAGATGACTGGATCTTGCTCTGCCTTCTCCTCCATATTAGGTCACCTGCAGGATACAGATTCTTGATGGAGAGTGAAATTCTCGCCTTGCCTTCAGTACGAACAATACACCGCTACATCTCATtggtgggctttaaaacaggctttgATAGTAAGTTCTTCATAGCcttaaaaaagaaacttgaaaagaaagatgACTTCAAGCGGCACGGTATTATCATCTTTGATGAGATGCAAGTCCGTAAAAGTAAGGCTGTCAACTCAAAGACAATGATCTACGTCGGTCTGGCATCAGAGACGGAAAACAGTACCGAGCTTGCAGACCTTGCTCTTGTTTTTATGTTCTGCCCTTTTGGTGAAAGTTGTGCTCAGCCAATAGGTGTTTTTGCAGCAAAAGGTGCCACGAAGGGTACTATTCTTGCACAGTTGCTCCTTCAGGCAGTTTTACTTATGGAGGAAGCTGGAGCAAAAATTCATGGGTTTGTTTGTGATGGAGCTTCGACAAACAGGACTATGTGGCGAACACTGGGTATAAGTGGGTCACTAGAAGCCTGCCGGAACTCCTTCACACATCCAAGCGACCCCACACGAaaagtttttgcattttctgATGCTCCACACCTCTTTAAATGCATCAGGAACCGTCTTTTGCAACAAAGGTACCTGAAAAAGGAGGGACGTTGGATTAGGTGGGAGGACTATGCAGCAGTTTATAAAGAAGACCAAGCGAATGTTGGAGCTTTGAAGGTGTGTCCAAAAATAACACATTCCCACATTTATCCAAGCAACTGTGAAAAGATGCGGGTAAAGCTTGCCACGCAAGTGTTCAGTCGCTCGATGGCAGCAGGTATTGAATTTTACAGAAACCGTGGTGTGCGCAGTCTGGGAGACACTGAAGGCACGCAAGAATTCACATTGTTTCTTAATAATCTTTTCGATGCCTTGAACCGGCGGTTTCCTCATGAAGGTGTCACAAAGCAGGGCTCTGACCTAGGCATTCTGTCACGTGGGGTAGAATGGTTGGATAACTGGGAAAAAGAGCTGCAGAGTGGAAATATCACGAAAGATATGTTCCTGACAAAAAGCACTTCTGAAGGGCTCCTAGTTACCTTGAGATCAACTAAAGAGCTTTGTGAGGTTCTTTTGCATCAGTACGAGTTCAGATACGTTCTTACAAATAAAATGAATCAAGATCCGATCGAAAGATTCTTTGGCAAGATAAGACTTGCTGGAAGCCAGAATGACCATCCTTCAATGCCAACATTTATGCAACTGTACAATACAATGTCCATTTACAGGCTTCTGAGGCCTCCCAAGTTTGGCAATTGCTGCGTGGTCGATGAGAAGCCATTACTAGACGCATCAGACTTACGAGCCCTGATCGAACTAGGCAGTGCAAGCAACTCTTCGCCTGGCTTCATTGATCAGCTAAAAGAAAAGCTTGATAAACTGATTCTTGTTGAGGACTGGGAATGTGAGGATGTTATCCCAGTAAACGGAAAGGATACAGCGCAAGTCGTTGACTGCATACTTTACTATGTGGTTGGATTCTTGAGCCGAAAGTTGATGAAAGCCACCACGTGCGATTGTTGCCGGTCTGCTTTTACCATTCCGCAAAACAGCTCTGCTGAAGGATCCCTGACCAACACAAAGAGCAGGGGTGGACTGTTGCACCCCAACGCGAATCTCTTTGAGCTGTTGAGAGTAGCTGAGGAGCACTTTGCAAAAAATGCCGACAGTCAGTCTGTATACTGGGAAACGGTGGAGCATGTGCTTGACACAAAGACCTTGACTTTTCCATGTGCTCAGCACAAAGAAGAGGTCATTGCACAAATTCTGCACTATTTCTTAACCATGAGAATGAGGCAGCACTGTAAAGCTGCAACCATGAACTTGAAAAAACAagctcaagagaaaaaaaagcttgcgaaaCTTTGTTCATCCTGAATCGTGTtgccaagtttacagaatgtaCTAATTTTGTTAGATTTTTTGTGAATGTATGTATTAAACAGTTTGTGCCATGCAATGTATAGTTTTGTAAcagaataaattatatgttcaGCCCCCCTTTCAGCATGCCATTCCTAATATTCTACACAAATGTAAGAGCACTGTACACACCACCAGACCTACTTCaggtcggacattttttttttctaatataagAGCGCGCATTGTTCTCTTGAAATGACAGAGTAGAATAGAAAAATTATGCCCATTCATGGGCAACTAGCGCAAGATATACTGCTTTGAGAGTTGCGATGGATTTAGCCGTGTGACATGCCCTTCATCAAGCTGTACTGCACACGGCTTGCAGTACTGGCGCAAAGTATAACCGCCATCGCCTTAACACTGAGCAGAAGCCTGCGTAGGGGTCGCGTGTCGAGCGAAGTTTGTAACCAAGTACATGTGTAAGCTAGAGGTGCAATGGTTCAAGGTGCTTTGAGGACGTTTATTTTGTAAAGAGGAAGAtgagcagcggcggcagccgcaCCGCCAGCGCACAGCGCGAGATTGCTGGGTTGACGACCGAAGATCGGAACGGCATTTTGGCTAGCTGTCCTTACGCTATTTCCCCGAAAATCCggctacaatttatttatttttgctttaattAGCTAACATTGGCGGGCGCAACTAGAAAATACGATTGATACACTGGCTTCAACGTATGCTAGATACCAGATCTATAATAAAAACGTCGTCGAGAAATCAGTTGCACATTCATTTAGATAATCAGTCTTGTTACTGCAGAATCCCGGTGGATTCATGCCTGTGCATACTTTTCTATATACCCCGATATCGAGCTCGACAAACGAGCAACGCTTAGCATCGATAACCTACGCAGCGCAAATCCGAGAGCCTCCACCTACTAGCGCCACCTGTCGCcgggaaacggaaacagcgccgGCGGCGAACACAACCAGGACGGTGCGCCGGCCGCAGTGTCAACACCTAAATTATTCTTACACCGTGacatgtacacacacaaaaaaagaaaaaaaaacatgagcaaTTCACTCtatgaaggtggttgaccagcaaagctgtttaccACACGACACCGAGGTGACACATACTTTTGAACAAAAATACGagctcatttattgtcttgatgggtggtcgtCGTGGCGAAAAGTAGGCAGACtcattgtcttgatcggtggtaattatttcactcgcaactgcaaaagTCAAATCGCTGcgcgtacgccgctgggtggtcggttgggctggatcgttgtggcatcgcaaggggtatgtctgcaacacggagcacttaaaccgctcccttttcggtaccgacacgtCCACATTGAAATGATTGACAACGATAACAGGGTTTGTGTCATTGCAGCTAATTCttgcaaagtgagtagccatgaaccttacggggccGAGTCATCGCCTAAACCGCcaccttttcggtaccgacacatctaCAATGAAATCACCGACAAAGACGACACAGGTAGaatcatcgcagctaattcacgcagagtagccatgaaccttacgggactatgagtcattgcattttttgtcgACAAGTGATGGCGACACCGGCCAGTACTATATCCATTGAGATATTCCAGAACATGCGGCTGCGTCACAATCCGCTTCTCTTCTTCACGCAGGTGAGAAGGCGTCATGATAAATGTTTTCGATCTAGTAGCCCATGTTTGCTGATGCTGCCGTGCCCATTGACGAGCCTTGTATTGCATGTGGTACTTTATTCACTCCGACCGTTGTTGTTACTTGCAGGGGATACAGAGTCAAATCCTGGTCCTGACCTACCACAAATTGCGAATCAACTGGAATTGATGGCGTCCGACCTCAAAGATATCAAAGGCATAAGATTATCCGCTATTGGTGTTAAATTGAACGCTCTGGCTGTCTTGGAAGAGAAAATTTCTTCGTGCCAGAATCAAATTGAACACATGAGTAACACAATTCAGTCACTTGAGGCGCGAATTGACGATTTAGAGAACCATAGGAGACGATCCAATTTAATCATTTGTGGTCTTCCGGAATCTGAGAAAGAAGATACCGAATCACTTGAAATTGCCATCAATAAAGCTATTTTTAAGAAAATTCTTGAAATTAATGACATTGATATAGAGCGCAATCGCAGGTTGGGCCGACCAAACACTACAAAGCTAAGGCCAGTGATATTCAGGTTAACGAACTCGCGTAATAAAGTAAAAATTCTAAAGAAAGGTTATAAACTAAAAAATACTGAATATTCTATTGGCAAAGATTTCTCGCTTAAAGTACGTGAGGTCAAAAGAAAGTTATGGGCAAGTGCAAAAATAAACCGTGAAAAGCATGATAAGGTTTCTTTGGCTTTTGATAAACTTTATATCAATAACGTGGCCTATGTGTGGGATGAGAACAGAGATGTTAAAGTATAcctaaaaaaacgaaaacaacaaaCCAAATCGCCCTTAGACGCGCAGTTGCATGCTAATACAGCACAAAACATGAGCAATAGTATCAAAAGCAGCACTTCATGACACTTTTACAATGAAACCGTTAGTTATGTTACTCGCGCTAAGCCAAAGAAAAAGTACCTGAGACTTTTAAATATTAATGCCCAGGGCATAATTAACAAGAAAGATAGCCTAAAATTAAAGTTAATTGAACATGACCCACACATTTCAGTCCTTCCTGAAGCTTGGTTGCACAGTGACATAGCAGACGACTTAGTCTTTCCTTCTTCTTATCAAGCTTTTCGCAGAGAGAGAAAAACGAGGGGCGCGGGCGTAGCAATCCTTGTTAAATCTTCAATCGAGGCAGTGGTATTCGACTGCTCCTGCGATGTTTAGTGTTTATGCTTAAAGATACCTTGCTGGGGTCACAGCTTCATCCTGATAGTACGCTACTAGGCGCCACCAATaatatgaaataatgaaacgttGTTACAGTTATTAAAAACACGATTgagtaaatataattacgtccagcgtCCAACAGTTACgtccaacttgtgacgctaagttcagcactaccgtgaCCCGCGTCTTCTGCAACACCAGACAGAACTTTGCCCCTGAAGCTAcatcggacagactttctcgcacctgcggcgccgGTGCTGaatcagtcatcgtcaccggcggcctttcagccacttgcgttagAGCGCGGTTGCTAACGCGCTCTGCCGTCTAGATATTCAATATGCGCGTTCCGGGCTAAACTatacggtcgctactgctcccacagaaataTCTGTGCTGTTATTTACAAGGCACATTCCcataaggcgcgagaaagctatgatccgccccGATTTGAGTttgcacgagcgccgcaggtgcgagacaatctatccgacacagcggtcgccaagtcggccgtcagtgcccgctgcttcacctgttTTACCACGCCAGCAGCAATCGTCCAAACGTAAACCAACGATCCCAATCCGCAACggcggcacgcctagggacaaacaccTGCATAAAAACCTACTccgcagtgcctaggcagagtcatatatttagggagcaaaagcccccagattctCTCTCTCGcgtccgctcttactcgcgcctgcgcacaagcagctggcgatccctcaaatgaacgtatCGTCGGTCTGGCTTGCGCCAGTTTGATCAACGGAGAGTGGCTACATCGAACTTgcgaattttaacgcgatagcgttaaggagctcgtg
It includes:
- the LOC135915465 gene encoding uncharacterized protein isoform X1, whose translation is MTEWATRRYPSVPCSPSSTGASNTRAPGSSLYSTMSNLQSTSLQCQIQKISRTTSRNPEGTWDGNARNPQPTLRPQTGADRSPPRCGIALRDLISRNIFMEFALDAGKQMGDFLRGPTTTVTSTFKGIDQEDAKRVISWGEQGWRRGSDAGHDCRCKRHQDGLQLVRHESRGERLNEGFEG
- the LOC135915465 gene encoding uncharacterized protein isoform X2 → MRHCPSGFSDMTQPGEVFAVDCLRLIVPSKQKVDQLNEEHHSADPSTPVCRLDASSRTAFQAFPENTIQVALTRWYDDGMGDQALPFGTVFTIKYRGIQHQSARKLALLYNVKSTIYKSTMSNPENFQNNLQESRRNLGWKRS